A window of candidate division KSB1 bacterium contains these coding sequences:
- a CDS encoding dodecin domain-containing protein yields the protein MAVARVTTITSSSEKGFQDAFQIGIDRATSTLRNITGAEIVSQKAKIENARVSEYRVTMNVTFILD from the coding sequence ATGGCCGTTGCAAGAGTTACAACAATTACTTCGTCATCAGAAAAAGGGTTTCAGGATGCATTTCAAATAGGAATCGATCGCGCGACTTCAACCTTAAGAAACATTACCGGCGCTGAAATCGTTTCGCAAAAAGCCAAAATTGAAAACGCCAGGGTTTCCGAATATCGCGTCACAATGAATGTAACATTTATTCTGGATTAA
- a CDS encoding HEPN domain-containing protein — MIERKGAFKEANLLCEEGLCYGAISRAYYSMFYLTQAVLTTKDLSRKKHSAVISAFAEHFIKQGLLSKDLHSKIRQAFDERNVADYEVEILKSEEDSIEILNYALEFSEQVTPFLKNWIEENN; from the coding sequence ATGATCGAAAGAAAAGGAGCCTTCAAAGAAGCAAATTTACTTTGTGAAGAGGGTCTCTGCTACGGTGCTATATCGAGAGCTTATTATTCAATGTTTTATTTGACTCAAGCTGTTTTGACGACTAAAGATTTGTCACGAAAAAAGCACTCCGCTGTGATTTCGGCATTTGCCGAGCATTTTATCAAACAGGGCTTGCTTTCTAAAGACTTACATTCAAAAATACGTCAAGCTTTCGATGAGAGAAATGTTGCTGATTATGAAGTTGAGATTCTGAAATCCGAAGAAGATTCCATAGAGATTCTAAACTATGCCTTGGAGTTTTCTGAACAAGTTACTCCTTTTCTAAAAAACTGGATTGAAGAAAACAATTAG
- a CDS encoding RecQ family ATP-dependent DNA helicase, whose product MPLNLKQELHRHFGFDAFRPGQDAAINHVLNKNDALVVMPTGAGKSLCYQLPALLTKGTTLVVSPLIALMKDQVETLQASGKAAAFINSSLSTSEQSERIRDMREGRFQLIYVAPERFRSSVFLSALAEVEVSLFVVDEAHCISHWGHDFRPDYLNLKNVISSLDNPTVTALTATATVKVQEDIIQQLGLLNCKKIVTGFNRPNLSFEVEYTLDDNAKRFELEKLLKKQPGSTIIYTGRRREAEEVAEFVRIICKQKTDFYHAGLSAESRSRIQDAFMNNETSVIVATNAFGMGVDKPDIRRVIHYTLPGTLEAYYQEAGRAGRDGEPSRVILLYSPDDQGLQKWFIENSLPTRKELTQIYDVLKGFAEDNLIRINMGYLERATDLYETKIRVGIAELLKAKVMQDLGDRNQTLNFKLLPIQRLDLSTNVREIEKRRRYRHQQLDQMIGYADSSRCRRRFILEHFGDKGAPDAERCCDVCLRKSSISAKKPAADGEYSEVEKTALIILHAVKHFKREVGRSRLVEVLTGSRGKEIFAFGWHKVKHYGRLQHYTQAQCKDFVDQLLKERYLKLIWKDYPLLKLTLEGEEALQKLTPIPLDPKDASVPALSGSSSRWLSGVSSTDQVTLALFRKGLSAGGIAEQRNLSARTIFTHLSHLIESDLVKVVAVVSADKVKGIRSAIKVAGMPALKPIKEILSDNYSYDEIKCVVADEMRRGKGLKDNVSAEYF is encoded by the coding sequence ATGCCGCTAAACTTAAAACAAGAATTACACCGCCACTTCGGATTCGACGCCTTTCGGCCGGGGCAAGATGCAGCGATAAACCACGTTCTGAATAAAAACGACGCCCTGGTTGTGATGCCGACGGGGGCCGGGAAGTCGTTGTGCTACCAGCTTCCGGCCCTCTTAACGAAGGGCACAACTCTGGTAGTTTCACCACTCATCGCTTTAATGAAGGACCAGGTTGAAACCCTGCAAGCTTCTGGAAAAGCTGCGGCTTTTATAAACAGCTCTTTGTCGACTTCTGAGCAAAGCGAGCGCATTCGAGACATGAGAGAAGGGCGGTTCCAATTGATCTATGTCGCACCGGAACGATTTCGCAGCAGTGTTTTTCTCTCCGCGCTTGCCGAAGTTGAAGTTAGTTTATTTGTAGTTGACGAAGCACACTGTATCTCGCACTGGGGACATGATTTTCGTCCTGATTATTTGAATTTGAAAAATGTGATTTCTTCGCTCGACAACCCGACGGTGACGGCTTTGACCGCTACGGCGACAGTTAAAGTACAGGAAGATATTATCCAGCAGCTTGGATTGCTGAATTGCAAGAAAATTGTAACCGGGTTTAATCGTCCCAATCTTTCGTTTGAAGTTGAATACACGCTGGACGATAATGCCAAACGTTTTGAATTAGAGAAACTGTTAAAGAAACAACCGGGAAGCACGATCATTTACACCGGCAGGCGGCGGGAGGCTGAAGAGGTTGCGGAATTTGTAAGAATTATTTGTAAGCAGAAAACAGATTTTTATCACGCTGGCCTGAGTGCTGAATCACGCAGCCGCATTCAAGACGCTTTTATGAATAATGAAACCTCCGTCATCGTCGCCACGAACGCATTTGGCATGGGAGTGGACAAGCCGGATATTCGCAGAGTGATTCATTATACTTTACCCGGCACGTTGGAGGCCTATTATCAGGAGGCTGGCCGGGCCGGTCGTGACGGCGAACCTTCCCGGGTTATTTTGCTTTACTCGCCTGATGATCAAGGGTTGCAGAAATGGTTTATCGAAAACAGCTTGCCGACCCGGAAAGAATTGACGCAAATTTATGACGTGCTCAAAGGCTTTGCTGAGGACAACCTGATTCGTATAAACATGGGTTATTTGGAGAGAGCCACTGATCTTTACGAAACCAAGATACGCGTCGGAATTGCCGAGCTTCTGAAAGCGAAGGTCATGCAAGATTTGGGAGACCGGAACCAAACGTTGAACTTTAAACTCCTGCCCATTCAAAGGTTAGACCTTTCGACAAACGTTCGGGAGATAGAGAAAAGACGGCGGTATAGGCACCAACAATTAGACCAGATGATCGGTTATGCAGATAGTAGCCGGTGCAGGCGGCGGTTTATTCTGGAGCATTTCGGAGATAAGGGCGCTCCCGATGCTGAGCGGTGTTGTGATGTGTGCTTGAGGAAAAGTTCTATTTCTGCAAAAAAGCCAGCCGCCGACGGAGAGTATTCGGAAGTGGAAAAGACCGCGCTTATCATTTTGCATGCCGTCAAACATTTTAAACGCGAGGTTGGACGAAGCCGTTTGGTGGAAGTATTAACCGGGTCAAGAGGAAAAGAGATTTTTGCATTTGGCTGGCATAAAGTTAAGCATTACGGCCGGTTGCAGCATTACACGCAAGCACAATGCAAAGATTTTGTCGACCAACTTTTGAAGGAGCGTTATTTAAAACTGATTTGGAAAGATTATCCTCTTCTAAAGCTTACGCTGGAAGGAGAAGAGGCATTGCAAAAGCTTACCCCAATTCCGCTGGATCCCAAAGATGCCTCTGTTCCGGCACTCTCGGGCTCATCATCGCGATGGCTTTCGGGGGTGTCTTCAACTGACCAGGTCACACTGGCACTTTTTCGAAAGGGACTCTCAGCCGGGGGAATTGCGGAACAACGTAATTTATCCGCTCGTACCATATTTACTCACTTAAGCCACCTGATTGAATCCGATTTAGTTAAAGTCGTCGCGGTGGTTTCAGCGGATAAAGTTAAGGGTATCAGAAGTGCTATTAAAGTAGCCGGCATGCCCGCTTTAAAGCCCATAAAAGAAATTTTGTCGGACAATTACAGTTATGATGAAATAAAGTGTGTGGTCGCTGATGAAATGCGTCGGGGGAAAGGTTTAAAGGATAACGTTTCGGCTGAGTACTTTTAG
- a CDS encoding STAS domain-containing protein has product MNFQKENIEDVTVVRVQESRLDSNISSDMKTELLRLIEREGAQNILIDLNQVDYVDSSGLGALLFGHRQAKLNSGKLKLVNLNTKILTLIKIAKLENILEGHQNEKEALKSFQNGQ; this is encoded by the coding sequence ATGAATTTTCAGAAAGAAAACATCGAAGACGTCACGGTTGTGCGCGTTCAGGAATCACGCCTCGATAGCAATATTTCGTCTGATATGAAAACGGAGTTGCTGCGATTAATTGAAAGAGAAGGCGCGCAGAATATTTTAATCGATTTAAATCAAGTCGATTATGTGGACAGTTCAGGCTTAGGTGCCCTGTTGTTTGGGCACCGGCAAGCCAAGCTGAATTCCGGGAAACTCAAATTGGTCAATTTAAACACCAAGATTCTTACTCTTATTAAAATCGCGAAATTGGAAAATATTCTGGAGGGGCATCAAAACGAGAAGGAAGCCCTGAAGAGTTTTCAAAATGGCCAATAA
- a CDS encoding nucleotidyltransferase domain-containing protein, giving the protein MENIVSKVKRNRAAEEKQVIDEFVTRVREMLDERAKRIVFYGSRARGDADEESDYDFLVLVEPFHKKDKKIVRDISTDISYDNDCYISTRTISASEFTEDRFFYFYENVTKEGIDL; this is encoded by the coding sequence ATGGAAAACATAGTTTCGAAAGTTAAAAGAAACCGGGCTGCTGAAGAGAAACAAGTTATCGATGAATTTGTGACAAGAGTGCGCGAGATGTTAGATGAGCGGGCAAAACGGATTGTTTTCTACGGCTCCCGTGCACGAGGCGATGCAGATGAGGAATCTGATTATGATTTTCTCGTTCTGGTTGAACCCTTCCATAAGAAGGACAAGAAAATAGTGAGAGATATAAGTACTGATATTTCTTATGATAATGATTGCTACATCTCAACGAGGACTATCAGTGCCTCTGAATTTACGGAAGATCGGTTTTTCTATTTTTATGAAAATGTCACCAAAGAGGGCATCGATTTGTGA